A genomic stretch from Bordetella sp. N includes:
- a CDS encoding ABC transporter ATP-binding protein: protein MYFDSRLWRLTAGLRAGMTGGILLGLLALAAGIARYIFLGQILARVFAGAPAAEWIAPAIAAAAMVALRALLDHLRTAMANRSAAEVQQVLRARLFDRIAALGPAWLGSQRTGGVMLTVVDGVEQLQTFFGQYLPQLAISIAAPFAIFAAIAWWDAPTAAVLLAAALLSLFGPMAVHMLDRRASLARTRALNAFGEDFLDAVQGLPTLKAFGQGKTWGQRLAHKARELSNHTFWVLSVSLLTRGISDLGVTLGAALALTLGAWRVSHGDMSVEALLIVLMAGTEIFRPLRDLRSVLHRGMLGQSAAAGIHALMDATPAASATPIEGGQKPATITPTIEFDAVEFSYTPQRRAHHGLSFRIKAGERVGVVGPSGVGKSTIVRLLLREHLPQGGAIRIGGYDIATLDGETLRSQIALVSQDITLFHGTIAENLRLGRPDATEEQLRAAARAANIDDFILSLPDGYATRLGERGMQLSGGQRQRVAIARALLRDAPILILDEALSSVDVENEAIIQEALDRLMVGRTTIILAHRLASVIGADRCLVLDGGRVVEEGKHAALMDKRGLYYALMHEQAAAIGAPASADVAGLAVADNTAIGTAASVNATTLRDGTQLELVTSTGESATGATDTAVVGASDDTSTNSSDSPTSPRLRALSEDASQVGWRAVISTLMSVVRPWRGTLIATILLGVARVAAYIGVGVISALVVAAVRDGRPTGTLIVALLVVAPLAALFHWLESWLAHAMAYQLLADMRVKLYDKLERLAPAYLLRRRSGDLVALATQDVEMIEYFYAHTIAPAIVSVLVPLSVLGFLAVYSWPVALALLPFLGYAMLSPVRGRRRVDALGASARQALGEMSAHVTDTIQGLGELQAFQATGRRRASFLEVAQAYGKRRLAILADLSAQTAWFELAMGLGGVAVAVVGALQVASGGLAAGMLPLLVLIAVATFLPVSEISQVSRQLADTVAAARRLHVVHNESEPVTDGPLPAPASPQGLSIAFDKVNFAYPDAAAATLRELTFSVPAGATVALVGASGAGKSTVANLMLRFWDPQSGSVKLDGVDLRQLNLDALRERVALVSQDTYLFNDTLAANIRLARPGATDAELAAALDQAALTDFVRRLPEGLDTRVGERGMQLSGGQRQRIAIARAFLKNAPVLILDEATSHLDTLSETHVRQALDALMQHRTTLVIAHRLSTIRDADLVLLLGRGGLLASGRPDEVLGRENLYAGSGIS, encoded by the coding sequence ATGTATTTCGACTCAAGACTGTGGCGTCTGACCGCCGGCCTGCGCGCCGGCATGACCGGCGGCATCCTGCTGGGCCTGTTGGCCCTGGCGGCGGGCATCGCTCGTTATATCTTCCTGGGCCAGATCCTGGCCCGCGTCTTCGCGGGCGCGCCGGCCGCGGAGTGGATCGCGCCGGCCATCGCCGCGGCCGCCATGGTCGCTTTGCGCGCGCTGCTGGACCACCTGCGCACGGCCATGGCCAACCGCAGCGCGGCTGAAGTGCAGCAGGTCCTGCGCGCACGCCTGTTCGACCGCATCGCCGCGCTGGGCCCCGCCTGGCTGGGCAGCCAGCGCACGGGCGGCGTGATGCTCACCGTGGTGGATGGCGTCGAGCAGCTGCAAACCTTCTTCGGCCAATACCTGCCGCAGTTGGCGATTTCCATCGCCGCGCCCTTCGCCATCTTCGCCGCCATCGCATGGTGGGATGCCCCCACCGCGGCGGTGCTGCTGGCCGCCGCCTTGCTGTCCCTGTTCGGGCCCATGGCCGTACACATGCTGGACCGTCGCGCCAGCCTGGCCCGCACGCGAGCACTCAACGCATTCGGGGAAGACTTCCTGGATGCCGTGCAAGGCCTGCCCACCCTGAAAGCCTTCGGCCAGGGCAAGACCTGGGGCCAGCGTCTTGCCCACAAGGCGCGCGAACTGTCCAACCATACGTTCTGGGTGCTGTCGGTCAGCCTGCTGACGCGCGGCATCAGCGATCTGGGCGTGACCTTGGGCGCGGCGCTGGCGCTGACCCTGGGCGCCTGGCGCGTCAGCCATGGCGACATGAGCGTGGAAGCGCTGCTGATCGTCCTGATGGCCGGCACGGAAATCTTCCGCCCCTTGCGCGACCTGCGCAGCGTCCTGCATCGCGGCATGCTGGGCCAGTCGGCCGCGGCAGGCATCCATGCCCTGATGGACGCCACGCCGGCCGCTTCAGCCACGCCCATCGAGGGTGGCCAGAAGCCGGCGACGATCACGCCGACCATTGAATTTGACGCGGTGGAGTTTTCCTATACTCCGCAGCGACGCGCCCATCACGGCTTGAGCTTCCGCATCAAGGCGGGTGAGCGGGTCGGCGTGGTCGGCCCCAGCGGCGTGGGCAAATCGACGATCGTGCGGCTGCTGCTGCGCGAACATCTGCCGCAAGGCGGCGCGATCCGCATCGGCGGCTACGACATCGCCACCCTGGACGGAGAAACCCTGCGCTCGCAGATCGCCCTGGTCAGCCAGGACATCACCCTGTTCCACGGCACCATCGCCGAGAACCTGCGCCTGGGCCGCCCCGACGCCACCGAAGAACAGCTGCGCGCCGCGGCGCGTGCGGCCAACATCGATGACTTCATCCTGTCGCTGCCAGACGGCTACGCCACGCGCCTGGGCGAACGAGGCATGCAGTTGTCGGGCGGGCAGCGCCAGCGGGTGGCCATCGCCCGGGCCTTGCTGCGCGACGCCCCGATCCTGATCCTGGACGAGGCCCTGTCTTCCGTCGACGTGGAGAACGAGGCCATCATCCAGGAAGCGCTGGACCGCCTGATGGTGGGACGCACGACCATCATCCTGGCGCACCGGCTGGCCAGCGTCATCGGCGCGGACCGATGCCTGGTGCTGGATGGCGGCCGAGTGGTCGAAGAAGGCAAGCATGCCGCGCTGATGGATAAGCGCGGGCTGTACTACGCCTTGATGCACGAGCAGGCCGCGGCGATTGGCGCGCCGGCGAGCGCTGACGTGGCCGGCCTCGCGGTGGCGGACAACACCGCCATCGGTACCGCGGCGAGCGTGAACGCCACGACGCTGCGCGACGGGACACAACTGGAATTGGTCACGTCCACCGGCGAGTCCGCCACGGGCGCGACCGACACGGCTGTGGTCGGCGCCAGCGACGATACGTCGACAAACAGCAGCGACTCCCCCACATCGCCACGCCTGCGCGCTCTGAGCGAAGACGCCTCGCAGGTCGGCTGGCGCGCCGTCATCTCCACCTTGATGTCGGTGGTACGCCCCTGGCGGGGCACCCTCATCGCCACCATCCTGTTGGGCGTGGCGCGCGTGGCAGCGTATATCGGCGTCGGCGTGATCAGCGCGCTGGTGGTCGCCGCTGTCCGCGACGGCCGTCCCACCGGAACCCTGATCGTCGCCCTCCTGGTGGTTGCCCCGCTTGCCGCGCTGTTCCACTGGCTGGAGTCCTGGCTGGCACATGCCATGGCCTATCAACTGCTGGCCGACATGCGCGTGAAGCTCTACGACAAGCTGGAGCGCCTGGCGCCGGCCTATCTGCTGCGGCGCCGCTCCGGTGACCTGGTGGCCCTGGCCACGCAGGACGTCGAAATGATCGAGTACTTCTATGCGCACACCATCGCGCCGGCCATCGTGTCCGTGCTGGTGCCCTTGAGCGTGCTCGGCTTCCTGGCCGTCTACAGCTGGCCCGTGGCTTTGGCGCTGCTGCCCTTCCTGGGTTACGCCATGCTGTCGCCGGTACGCGGCCGCCGCCGGGTCGACGCCTTGGGCGCCAGCGCCCGCCAGGCGCTGGGCGAGATGAGCGCCCACGTCACAGACACCATCCAGGGGCTTGGTGAATTGCAGGCCTTCCAGGCCACCGGCCGCCGTCGTGCGTCCTTCCTGGAAGTCGCGCAAGCCTACGGCAAGCGCCGCCTGGCGATCCTGGCCGACCTGTCGGCGCAGACCGCGTGGTTCGAACTGGCCATGGGCCTGGGCGGCGTGGCGGTCGCGGTCGTCGGCGCCCTGCAAGTGGCGAGCGGCGGCCTGGCGGCCGGCATGTTGCCGCTGCTGGTGCTGATCGCGGTGGCGACCTTCCTGCCGGTGTCCGAGATTTCCCAGGTATCGCGCCAGCTGGCCGATACCGTGGCCGCGGCGCGCCGTCTGCACGTCGTGCATAACGAATCGGAGCCCGTGACGGATGGCCCGCTGCCCGCGCCGGCCTCCCCGCAGGGCTTGTCGATTGCCTTCGACAAGGTGAACTTCGCCTATCCGGACGCGGCCGCGGCGACCTTGCGTGAGCTGACTTTCTCGGTGCCTGCCGGTGCCACGGTGGCCCTGGTCGGTGCCTCCGGCGCCGGCAAGAGCACGGTAGCGAACCTGATGCTGCGTTTCTGGGATCCGCAAAGCGGCAGCGTCAAGCTGGATGGCGTCGATCTGCGCCAGCTGAACCTGGATGCGTTGCGTGAACGGGTGGCGCTGGTATCGCAGGACACCTATCTGTTCAACGACACGCTGGCGGCGAACATCCGCCTGGCGCGTCCGGGCGCCACCGATGCGGAACTGGCCGCGGCCCTGGACCAGGCTGCCCTGACCGACTTCGTGCGCCGTTTGCCGGAGGGTCTGGACACCCGCGTCGGCGAACGGGGCATGCAGCTGTCGGGCGGCCAGCGCCAACGTATCGCCATCGCGCGGGCTTTCCTGAAGAATGCGCCGGTGCTGATCCTGGACGAGGCCACCTCTCACCTGGATACGCTCAGCGAAACGCATGTGCGGCAGGCCCTGGACGCGCTGATGCAGCACCGCACGACGCTGGTCATCGCGCACCGCCTGTCCACCATCCGCGATGCGGACCTGGTACTGCTGCTGGGGCGGGGCGGCCTGCTGGCCAGCGGACGGCCTGACGAAGTGTTGGGCAGAGAGAATCTGTACGCGGGATCAGGGATAAGCTGA